The nucleotide window TGCAGAAAACTGGGATAAACTTCAACGACATCCTGGATTACTGTAACGAAGAAAGACAGAAAGAACTAGCTGAAAAAGTACCACTCTCCGATGTACTACTGGGAATGGTAGTAGAACACTTACCAAGCCCCAACATATCCCAGGCTTATAGGGTACCCAGCATCTGGTCTGGAGACATTGAAAGTGAGGAAGGACAGGGTATGATCAACACAGACCCTGACGGACCACTAGCAGTGATGGTAACCGACGTGAGTATAGACAAACACGCTGGTGAAATAGCCACTGGACGAGTGTACGGTGGAACACTGGAAAAGGGAACTGAAATCTTCTTCGTAGGTTCACATGGAAAAGCACGAACCCAGCAGGTGGGAGTATACTTCGGCCCAGAAAGAGTGAATACTGACCGGGTCCCAGCAGGTAACATTGTGGCCATAACCGGAGCACGTAACGCCGTGGCTGGGGAAACCATCTGTGATATTGACCGGAAGATAGAAGCATTCGAAGGATTAGAACACATCTCCGAACCAGTAGTTACCGTGGCTGTGGAAGCTAAAAACACCAAAGACTTACCCAAACTTATTGAAGTTTTAAGGCAGGTTGGGAAAGAAGACCCTACTGTTAAGATGAATATTAACGAGGAAACAGGTGAGCACCTGGTAGCAGGTATGGGTGAACTTCACCTGGAGATCATATCCTACCGTATCAACGAGAAAGGTGTGGAAATCGAAACTTCAGAACCTATCGTGGTGTACAGGGAAACCATCGCCGGAACAGCCGGGCCAGTTGAAGGAAAATCCCCCAACAAACACAACCGTTTCTACATAGAAATCGAACCACTGGACGAAGCTGTTTACCAGGCCATAGTTGATGGAGACATCAAAGAAGGCCGAGTTAAAGGTAAAGACCTTGTTGCCAAGTTCCAGGAATATGGGTTACCCAAAGACCAGGCCAGGAAGGTCTGGGATGTTTACGATAAAAGTATCTTTGTCAACATGACCCGTGGTATCCAGTACCTGGATGAGATCAAAGAACTCTTACTGGAAGGTTTCGAAAGTGCCATGGATGACGGGCCCATAGCCAAAGAAAGGGTCATGGGAATCAAAATCAAACTAATGGATGCCAAGATACACGAAGACGCCGTGCACAGGGGACCAGCACAGGTCCTACCAGCCATAAGGAAGGCAGTCTACGGTGCAATCATGATGGCAGAACCCGCACTACTGGAACCAATCCAGAAAGTATTTATCAACACACCACAGGACTACATGGGATCAGCCACCCGTGAGATCCAGAACAGACGTGGTCAGATCGTAGACATGTCCCAGGAAGGAGACATGTCCACAGTAGAATCCAAAGTACCAGTAGCCGAGATGTTCGGATTCGCAGGAGACATCCGATCCGCTACAGAAGGTCGCTGTCTCTGGTCCACAGAGAGTGCAGGATTCGAAAGACTCCCACGTGAACTTCAAAATACTATAATACGGGAAATCAGGCAGCGTAAAGGCCTCAGTGAACAGCCTTATGGTCCTGACCATTACCTGGGATAAAGTACTTAACTTATCCCACCAACTTATTTGATACCCCTTAATTTTTTGGGTAGTATTCCCCCCGGGAATACCATATATCTGGATAACACATAACCATCCTACATGGTCCATCCAGATCATAAATGTTATACTGGTTAATTTAAATAGGGGAATGAATAAATCCAACCAGTACGCTTAGTAAGCTCTCTAAATATTATAGAAAGAGAATTTTATTGGAGGAATATTTTATGGCTAAAGGAAAAGAACACATGAATTTGGCGTTTATCGGACACGTAGACCACGGTAAATCCACTATGGTGGGTCACTTACTGTTACAGTCCGGAGCTATCGCTGAACAACAGCTATCTGACGGAGAAAACAAGTTCAGATTCGTTATGGACAAACTGTCCGAAGAAAGAGAAAGAGGAGTAACCATCGACCTGGCCCACGCCAAGTTTGAAACTCCCAAGTACGAGTTCACCATTGTGGACTGTCCCGGTCACCGTGATTTCGTTAAAAACATGATCACCGGTGCATCACAGGCAGACGCCGCAGTACTGGTAGTAGCTATTGATGATGGAGTAATGCCCCAGACCAAGGAACACGCATTTCTTGCACGTACCCTGGGTATCAACCAGCTCATCATTGGTATAAACAAGATGGACCTGGTTAACTACAGTGAAGAAAAATTCAACGCACTCAAAGAAGAAGTTTCAGACCTCATCAAAACTGTGGCCTACAAGCCCAAAGACATCAACTTCATACCATTATCTGCATTTGAAGGAGACAACATAACCAAAAAATCCGATAACACTCCATGGTACAAAGGACCTAGCTTAGTGGAAGCACTTGATGAATTCACTGCACCAGAAAAACCAACCAGCCTACCACTACGAGTACCAGTCCAGGATGTATACTCCATCACTGGTGTGGGAACCGTACCTGTGGGCCGAGTGGAAACCGGTATCATGAAGAAAGCGGACAACGTTATCTTCGAACCACCGGGTGTAAGCGGAGAAGTAAAATCCATCGAAATGCACCACGAAATGCTGGATAAAGCAGAACCTGGTGACAACGTAGGATTCAACGTACGTGGTGTAGGTAAAAATGATATCCGCCGTGGAGACGTGGCTGGACACACTTCAAACGCACCAACCGTTGCTAAAGAATTCACTGCACAGATTGTGGTCCTGCAGCACCCTGGTGTTATCACCGTGGGTTACACTCCTGTATTCCACTGTCACACTGCACAGGTAGCCTGTACCTTCC belongs to uncultured Methanobacterium sp. and includes:
- the tuf gene encoding translation elongation factor EF-1 subunit alpha: MAKGKEHMNLAFIGHVDHGKSTMVGHLLLQSGAIAEQQLSDGENKFRFVMDKLSEERERGVTIDLAHAKFETPKYEFTIVDCPGHRDFVKNMITGASQADAAVLVVAIDDGVMPQTKEHAFLARTLGINQLIIGINKMDLVNYSEEKFNALKEEVSDLIKTVAYKPKDINFIPLSAFEGDNITKKSDNTPWYKGPSLVEALDEFTAPEKPTSLPLRVPVQDVYSITGVGTVPVGRVETGIMKKADNVIFEPPGVSGEVKSIEMHHEMLDKAEPGDNVGFNVRGVGKNDIRRGDVAGHTSNAPTVAKEFTAQIVVLQHPGVITVGYTPVFHCHTAQVACTFLELQKKLDPATGQVKEENPDFLKTGDAAFVVVKPTKPMVIEKIKDIPHMGRFAIRDMGQTVAAGMCIDLVPAK
- a CDS encoding elongation factor EF-2, whose product is MSRRDKMISKIKELMYEPDYIRNIGIVAHIDHGKTTLSDNLLAGAGMISSELAGDQRFLDFDEQEQARGITIDAANVSMVHKYKDNDYLINLIDTPGHVDFGGDVTRAMRAVDGAVVVVCAVEGIMPQTETVLRQALKENVRPVLFINKVDRLINELKLDSEELQQRFIKIIASANKLISNMAPEELKKEWLVKVEDGSVAFGSAYHNWAINVDIMQKTGINFNDILDYCNEERQKELAEKVPLSDVLLGMVVEHLPSPNISQAYRVPSIWSGDIESEEGQGMINTDPDGPLAVMVTDVSIDKHAGEIATGRVYGGTLEKGTEIFFVGSHGKARTQQVGVYFGPERVNTDRVPAGNIVAITGARNAVAGETICDIDRKIEAFEGLEHISEPVVTVAVEAKNTKDLPKLIEVLRQVGKEDPTVKMNINEETGEHLVAGMGELHLEIISYRINEKGVEIETSEPIVVYRETIAGTAGPVEGKSPNKHNRFYIEIEPLDEAVYQAIVDGDIKEGRVKGKDLVAKFQEYGLPKDQARKVWDVYDKSIFVNMTRGIQYLDEIKELLLEGFESAMDDGPIAKERVMGIKIKLMDAKIHEDAVHRGPAQVLPAIRKAVYGAIMMAEPALLEPIQKVFINTPQDYMGSATREIQNRRGQIVDMSQEGDMSTVESKVPVAEMFGFAGDIRSATEGRCLWSTESAGFERLPRELQNTIIREIRQRKGLSEQPYGPDHYLG